The following DNA comes from Bos indicus x Bos taurus breed Angus x Brahman F1 hybrid chromosome 5, Bos_hybrid_MaternalHap_v2.0, whole genome shotgun sequence.
ctccaatattttggccacctgatgtgaagaactgactcatctgaaaagaccctgatgctgggaaagactgaaggcaggaggagaaggggatgacagaggatgagatggttggatggtatcaccaactcaatggacatgagtttgagtaaactccaggagttggtgatggacagggaggcctggcatgctgcagtccatggggtcttaaagagttggacacggctgagagactgaactgaactgacataccAGTTTAAATTAGCAGGCAACTTGTTCTTTCCCCTTTTCTTATTCCCTGTTTCCTTCTGTCcctaatgcatgcatgcatgctatgcatgctaagtacttcagtcgtgtctaactctgcgagCACATgcactgtcgcctgccaggctcctctgtccatgggattctctaggcaagaacactgcagtgggatgccatgccgtcctccagtgtctcttaggtctccagcactggcaggcaggttctttaccactagcaccacctgggaagccctaatgcaGATACAGTAATCAAAGGCACCTAAGACCCAGTCTTCCCTGAAGAAGGCCTTTGTGCATATCTTGGAGTCTAGCCTGAAGAAGGGAGCTTGAGCACACAAGCTGCTGTGCAGAGGACACATTCCTTGTCCAGAGGTCACACCTCTTGTCTAGAGGACACACCCCTTGTCCAGAGGACACATTGGCTCCAGTAGCCAGGGGGCTTGTATTTCTGGGTTCAGCTGAACCGTGGCAAATATAGAGAAATATAACCTCTTAAAATTGAAAAGGATACTATTTCATATTCTGCCAACAATCAAGACTGTAATCTAAGACTAGCTATGTGAATTGAAATGACAGGAGATATTTCCTAAAATTAgcttgtgctgtgttgtgctgtgcttagtctatcaattgtgtcagactccttgtgaccccatggactgtaccctccaGGCTaatctgtccatgtggattctccaggcaagaatactggagtgggttgccataccctcctccaggggatctttcctgctacaaattaaaaataatgattaaaaacaatttttttaatttaataaagggattttttaaagaaaacttagaGAACTACTGCTCAAGTCAAGATTCAgtaattaattttggaaaaagaagTTTAGAATATTTTGCCAGGGTCATGAAGTTATATGTGCTTTACTcaagttttataataaaatttcacCTTGTCAGAAAGTAAATTCATGTCAGAATTTATGTCAACTATTAAACACTTaggaaatcaataaatataatgtaattttctctatttttttgaaCAGTCATGATGTAGCTTCAACTAAAATTTACTTGGTGCCTACTTTATGCCAAGCCTGATACTAGGTACATTCACAAAtgataacatttaatatttagaaCCATCctgcaaaataaatatattagtatCCCCATCCTGCAGATTAAGACATTTGCTCAGAGATTTCTGACTTGTCAATCAAGTACTGCACAACTAGGTTCTCAGAGACTGAAGACTCTCTACACCCAGTAAGCTTGCTAATGATAACAGCTCTGAGACACTGAGCGTCTTTGTGTTTGTGtggacaccaaaaaaaaaaagattcactgTGATTCATTTTATTTGGTCTCACTAATAGGTGTATCTTTGCCGAGTGGACAGATCAGCAACATAAGTTaaagcaaaagagttggatgtttAAGATTAATCTTGAGCTATCTAGAAAATTCAGTTAACCAATATACTTTCCCTAGGCATACTACTTAATCAACATTTTAACCAATATACAGCAATTTCACCTAAGGCAACAAAGTATTTCTATTAGGAGAGTTATTTAAATAGAAGATAATGGTTTACCATAATCATCACTCTTTTATACATAATTCATGCTTCTAAAGTATCTGAGGTCATTTTAAAGGGGTTTTTGAAGTATTCTAAGGAATCTCTGCTcctctaatttttataattaacatTGTTTTCATAGCTACTTTAAAAAGGTTTTGCTATACAAAATAGACCTTCAGCCTGGCTATGTCCAAATAATCATAAATTCCAATTAATGAGCTATTTATTTAATTGTTATACCTGTTGAACATTCTACATAATGCTTTTCGATACAGCTTGCGTTTTACTCAAGAGCATTTCAAAGACCTATCTCTATCTTGCAGCTAATTCAAAGCAACTTGAAAATCACTAAGATTTACAGTATTTCACATTAAATACAGATTTAACATATTACTACCTCTATATTGTGCTGAATGTGAATTTTATTAAACCAGAAAGCACACAGCTGTTTCTCCCTTTGGGCAATACCACTGGGTTAAAATTCTATGTGTAAAGGCCTTTCACATAAATTTGTGTTCTTCAGGTGTGGTATTAGAAATTAATCAAAATTCTTATCTCTTATGGCAGCACAAGCTACTTGGAGCCATAGAAGCAACTCTGAATTCTTTGTCTTTTACAGCAGTCTCCTGAGaagttcagtttttcttttctgaaccTCCTCTTTTGGTTAGTAAACCTGAGGACTAAATCTGACTGAGAGAAATGCTTGCTCCTGTGTTTCTGCTTATTTTCTGAGCAGAGCCACCAattgcctttcttcaggactAGCTCTTCAAGGATATTTACATGATGAAGAGATAGTTCTTCATTCCAGAGGAAAAAGCAGGTTTGTTTACTGTCCGGGATAATAACATTAATAACGACACCCTCCGGGGCAAAGATCAGACAGGCTTATTGCCCATAATAAAAGCTCTGAGTTTCTTAAGCTTTCTTCTGAGGTCCCTCTCAGGTAATACACCCACTGTATGTGCACATGTCACCAGGCCCTCCTCATATCACTTTGGGAACAGGGCCAGGAGAAATGGCAGCAAAATGGTGATAGCCTGGCAACTGGTATATTTGGGAGTACCAAGCTGTCTTTTTTCTCTGAACTGGAACCTGCCTGTGCAAGCATTCCTGGAACTCTACCAGGCTCACTGGTTAGCCCACGTGTGAAGTaacaacaggggcttcccaggtggctcagaccataaacaatctgcctgcaatgtagaagacttgggtttgatccctcagtcaggaagatcccctgaagaaggacatggctatccactccagaattcttgcctggagaatcccacagacagaggagactggaggattacagtccacagggttacaaagagttggacaagactgagcaactaacactttcactttcaaagtaacACAGGCTTCCCAGTATAGGTTAGTTGCTAACAATTTCACCACAGATTGTGTTATCTGGCTTCCCAGTTCCAAGAAACAAAATCATACTCAAGATGTCTACCCTTCCTAACTGTCTGGGTTGGctagtctagtattcttgcctgattcACCAAGAAATTTGCCATCTtcctagtaaaaaaaaaaaaaactcagctctAACatgcagctttttctttttttcatgatcTTTCCATTCATCCTCTAGTGACAGAATTGAACCAGGTTCCCTTCCTACTAATTCTTCTTTAAACaaagggaagtgaaagtcactcagtcgtatttgactctttgcgaccccatggactatatacagtggggtctccaggccagaatactggagttggtaacctttcccttctccaggggagcttatGGTATAATTCCTTGAAGATgagtaaaatatgatttttatcaaGATTGCCCATGCCTTCTATAAATCACTAACATCCAATCCAGTTACCATTTCATCATTTATATGATTTGATCTAATCAGATGACAAATCTTAATCTGATGTGAACATCTATGCATTCCCAGCAGATTGTTCTAAGCAGATAACCTggtattatttcaaattttatcaaCAACTCATTTTTCCTCTTACctaaatgctttccattttgaTTATAAATATATCTAACATAATTAATTGCTTTAATTTCTCAGAGACTAATCTTTCATATGTATTTTCTGCAGAAAACATACAAGTAGCTATCCATATTTCCTTATATTGGATGAAGTCCTTCCTAGGGTGGGATATGCAGGGGACAGATATTATCTcaccttaaaaatatatttcacatgaATAGTATTGCACTGAATATCTAATTTTTCAAGTAGTTTCAGAGCTTTTTCTAGAGTAATTTTTCCACCTTTGAAGTCATCTCGAACCATCAACAAAAACCATGTAGGAGACACACCAAAAAAATAAGTTAAGGAAATTCTCACAGAAAGTCATTAAGTACTTAAAATGACTAAAGAATATTTTGTCTCTCTtcaattcaatgtttttctttttcttttcagaggaTAGTCTATCTCATGCCTAAGTGAGAAAATAATTATAtggtaaataatatttaaaacaaaattaagtagGTACTATTTAGTGTTAAAGGTATGAAAGGacttaataaaataagaattataggaaaagaagaaaagttaacaTTTGAGAAATCCAGCTATTACTTGGGAAATACAGTCTATTTTCTGAAGACATGAACATCAAGATCTTTCTATCACTTGATCTCTCTCAGggttagtttcctcatctgaaaagtggTCAAATTAATACTTCAGGAAGGTAGGGGCATTAAATGAGCTCATAATATATCATTCAACATAGTTTATGTTACTGAGAGTTCAATAAATAGTAACCATGTCTGATATGATTATTACCATTATACTAGCCAAATGTCCAGCTACTCACATGCCTCCAAAAGCAACATTTTAAGGACCATCAGaaagaggtcttttttttttttttttctaatgccaTGATGAGTGTCTAATTAAtatgaaggagaaaacaaaaataatcaagcTTGCTTTATCTACagagaaacaacaaaatttaGGACActtcaaattgaaaaaataagattGAGAAGGATTAATATGACAGCCTATAAAATCATGAAAAGTATCAGTAAAAATTGTTCAACAATACACTCAATTTCAGATTGTTAGAACTAATAGGAAGCCCTTCAATTTAATGGCTGTGACTTAATATGGCAAAGCTCATGTTATAAGAAAAAGATATAGGAAggtagggaaattaaaaaaaaaaaaaaaaaaaaactcaggatGCAAAAAGAAGGAAGCAGTTTATACTCAAATGAGAGAAACAAGCTCAGGAGTCTTCAAAGGGGATaaatcaagagaaagaaagaggaacagAAAGGACTTCTGAGTGGATATTTGTTCTCCATATTTTCATGACCTGAAGTTTGTTCCTCCTCACTTAGAAGCTTCTCTCCATTATGAGTTGTTGCAGGTTCCAAATATAATTAACTCTGCCGCTTGGCAAGAAAGGGATTCCTTGAAACTCATCCGCTGTTGCCACTGCCCCTTTtctagaaagaaagcagaaaacacaGTGGTTTGTTGCCTTTGTTCTTTGCAGCTAGCACAACACTAAAATCCCCCAGAGACTGTATGGAGGTTTGTGGTCTCTGCACTTCACTGCCCTTAAAATTTTTCTGGCTTCTTGCTTATGTTCTGACCATTTCCAAACCCACAATGTTTATGAGAGAGGCAACCCTTGCCGTCCGGCATTTTCCCATGAACAGCCATcatctctcattttatttttactattttgtttAAACCCCTCAAACCTTTCAGGATAACATGCTTCCACTGGGTTGGGGACAGTTATTCTGACGGTCTGATTACAAATCACTGCCACTGTGGTCCCCAAAGCGTCAAAGAGCTTCCAAATACTCCTTAGAAACTCCGGGATGCTTCTCTTAGATCTATGACCACCTATGCAATAAACACACCACTTTATGAAGAAGGCTGTTCTGGAGGCTAAGTtcttaaaaattcttcaaaattcgTATAGCTGGTTGGCCGGGCACCACGCTGTCAGGTGACTGTCATGTTTTCCTTTGGGTCCAAACGCCCATTGTGATCTCATCAAAAGTTCCATACTTCACAGAGCAAGCTCCTTTATGACTTCATCAGGAGACTCAGAGCTGGCCAGACAACCTGGTTTTTGCATGGTCAGACATGGTAATCTTAAGCTTAAATGTTTAACACCTGGATGGGAAAGGTGCCCCATGGAATGTTCTCTCATCCTCTGAACACTGTTTATTCCAGAAGCTCTGCTTCTGCCGCAACCAAACATGTCACGTAGCACTCTGagtaggaaagagaaagaaaaagtaattcgCAGACTATTGATACAggctcctccaggggaatttGTAAATGCCTTCGATGATCTCTGTCTGCTTATCCGTGATGAAAAACTCATGCACCATCAAGGGGAGTGTGCGGGCCACCAACACTGCCAAAAATACTCTGTCCCACTCAGCATTGATGGGAATGCTGTCCTCCTGTCTCACCACAATGTCGTGGGCGACTACAGGTTTTTCGATTACCAGAGCAAACTTTCTTTCAAATTTGACCTGCTTCAAAACCAGTTAAAGGACATCCAGAGTCATGGAATCATTCGGAATGAGACAGAGTACCTGAGGACTGTAGTTCTGTGCGCCTTGAAGCTGTATGTGAACGACCACTACCCAAAGGGAAACTGCAATGTGCtgagaaaaacagtgaaaaataaggagttcttgatcgCCTGCATCGAAGACCACAGCTATGAAACAGCAGACTACTGGAATGGGCTTTGGAAATCAAAATGGATTTTCCAAGTCAATCCATTTCTAACCCAGGTAACAGGGAGAATTTTTGTGCAAGCTCACTATTTCAGGTGTGTCAACCTACACATCGAAATCTCCAAGGACCTGAAAGAAAGCTTGGAGGTAGTGAACCAAGCTCAACTGGCTCTAAGTTTTGCAAGACTTGTGGAAGAGCAAGAGAATAAATTTCAAGCTGCACTGTTGGAAGAACTACAGGAGTTATCGAATGAAGCTCTGAGAAAAATTCTACGAAGAGATCTTCCAGTGACCCGTACTCATATTGACTGGCAGAGGATACTCTCTGACTTGAATCTGGTGATGTACCCTAAATTAGGGTATGTCATTTATTCAAGAAGTGTGCTATGCAACTGGATAATATAAAGGATTGCTCCTGGTAACTCTCTTGATCTGATTCAGTTGTGTTTCCAGGGACAGCGGGTGGGGGAGGCACTGAGGTTATTTTCCTAAAGTTAAGAACCCACAAGATATGTCCATTACTTGGCAGATGTAAATTTTGGGGCgatttttggttttacttttttggGGTAGGGGCACATCACACAATTTGTAGGAACTTGGTTCCCCAGCCTAGAACTGAACCTGAGCCTTCAGCAGTTGAAAGCAGAGTCCtcaccgctggaccaccaaggaattccagATGAAAGTTTAAATTAGGGACAAGTCTTTCAAATCATTTTATTCAAGGAATATTTACCAGTAACTTAAGGAAAGGGTGATGGTAATGTGTTTCATGGTAGCGACAATCACAAAGCCAGAAACATTTATTAGAACCTAAAATGACTTTGTAGAACGTGGCACCCAGAAGTATTAATATAGGTAGCCAGAGTTAAGGCTGTGTGAGAGTGTGTAGGAATGACTTTTGACTTTCTTTGTAACTGGAGAAGGCATGCAAACAAAAGTCATTCTGCAAATGATAATTCACCTAACAACTCACCAATAAAGGGGTAGATTTCAATCAGTGACATTAGGGTTGGATGGTCCATGAAaccaaaaaatatcaaaaatctaGCTCATATGAAGGACTACTGGACCCATGACCACTCCCCCTCATACCCCAACCCCTCAAAAGAATCTGGAATTACTCTAATCTCCAGgcttttcttcaaagaatcaAGTAGAAAAGCTTGATTCCCCAGCTTATATCGTCTAGCTCTTGTGAAGTCATTTATACAAGGATTAGATGCTGAACCCTGTGCTAGATGATTTACAACAAATTTTTTGTCATTAGGCTGCTACTAGTGGTAACCCCATTTTATATGAGAAGAATCTAAA
Coding sequences within:
- the CAPZA3 gene encoding F-actin-capping protein subunit alpha-3; translation: MSRSTLSRKEKEKVIRRLLIQAPPGEFVNAFDDLCLLIRDEKLMHHQGECAGHQHCQKYSVPLSIDGNAVLLSHHNVVGDYRFFDYQSKLSFKFDLLQNQLKDIQSHGIIRNETEYLRTVVLCALKLYVNDHYPKGNCNVLRKTVKNKEFLIACIEDHSYETADYWNGLWKSKWIFQVNPFLTQVTGRIFVQAHYFRCVNLHIEISKDLKESLEVVNQAQLALSFARLVEEQENKFQAALLEELQELSNEALRKILRRDLPVTRTHIDWQRILSDLNLVMYPKLGYVIYSRSVLCNWII